A window of Parasynechococcus marenigrum WH 8102 contains these coding sequences:
- a CDS encoding nucleoside triphosphate pyrophosphatase, with protein sequence MLLLASASPARLRLLELAQIPHRVRVSGVDESSIENHDPALLVQQLALAKATAVSDGIDADISSVLGCDSLLLFEGEVFGKPQDGEEAAARWRRMAGGSGELLTGHALLVRSGENRLACISTRVHFAAITEEEIQAYVTTGEPLHCAGGFALEGRGASLIAGLEGCYSNVIGLSLPWLRSVLRDSKMDQSASG encoded by the coding sequence GTGCTGCTTCTGGCCTCTGCCTCGCCGGCCCGCCTCCGGCTGCTTGAACTGGCGCAGATCCCCCATCGCGTGCGCGTCAGCGGAGTGGATGAAAGCAGCATTGAAAACCACGACCCCGCCCTGCTCGTGCAGCAGTTGGCTCTGGCGAAGGCCACAGCTGTTTCGGACGGAATCGACGCTGACATCTCCTCGGTTTTGGGGTGCGATTCGCTGCTGCTCTTCGAGGGCGAGGTGTTCGGCAAACCTCAGGATGGGGAGGAAGCTGCTGCGCGCTGGCGGCGCATGGCCGGAGGCAGCGGCGAGTTGCTTACCGGGCACGCTCTGCTGGTTCGCAGCGGCGAGAACCGCCTGGCCTGCATCAGCACCCGCGTCCATTTCGCTGCAATAACTGAGGAGGAGATCCAGGCCTATGTCACCACCGGAGAGCCGCTTCACTGTGCCGGCGGTTTCGCCCTTGAGGGCCGCGGGGCTTCTCTAATTGCCGGTCTGGAAGGCTGTTATTCGAACGTGATCGGCCTGAGCCTGCCTTGGCTGCGGTCCGTTCTCAGGGACAGCAAAATGGATCAGTCAGCCTCGGGCTGA